In a genomic window of Amblyomma americanum isolate KBUSLIRL-KWMA chromosome 4, ASM5285725v1, whole genome shotgun sequence:
- the LOC144130446 gene encoding putative glutamate receptor isoform X1, translating to MGIRLPNGSWTGAVGNVQRREVDMTIVPMIQSHSRMTVGEYGPPIMYVQFGILSGSGVSTSNVFGYILTFDWKVWALLLSAIPVLALLVSLSEFITYKTSWRWIPSQVHEWGWELFRNLLYESSPRCPSQTSARTVLTAWLLAVLVIANSFAGHLKSSMAIKNEPMQVDSVRDVVARRGLRPIVWKGSHYEAFLSTSRSPVLRTLWRMVARTNGSQRGRDMFLDEHMHQVVERRAVLMVDHISLQWRTAAYCRRTLVPSFHFAREHVDENPLSFLMSRTMRRDLHRRIYARIMWMYESGLVSKWMADSLGDWQRCVHQVGGHAAENLTVNDTLASFVLWALVMSAAVAVFIVEMLHRPRATHPQSDTPPRDIIARVQVGQSRVPRARRRLPAKAVTFSELSTE from the exons ATGGGAATCCGGCTGCCTAATGGTTCTTGGACgggagctgtcggcaatgtccaAAGAAGG GAAGTTGACATGACCATCGTGCCCATGATCCAGTCCCATAGCCGCATGACAGTGGGCGAGTACGGCCCACCCATCATGTACGTGCAGTTCGGCATACTCTCGGGCAGCGGAGTCAGCACCTCCAATGTCTTCGGGTACATACTGACCTTCGACTGGAAG GTGTGGGCTCTGCTCCTCAGCGCCATCCCCGTGCTGGCTCTGCTGGTAAGCCTGTCGGAATTCATTACTTACAAGACCTCATGGAGGTGGATACCATCTCAGGTGCATGAATGGGGCTGGGAGCTCTTCAGGAATCTCCTCTACGAAA GTTCCCCGCGCTGTCCGTCGCAGACCTCCGCGCGCACCGTGCTGACGGCGTGGCTACTGGCGGTGCTGGTGATCGCCAACTCGTTCGCGGGCCACCTCAAGTCCAGCATGGCCATCAAGAACGAGCCCATGCAGGTGGACAGCGTCCGCGACGTGGTCGCCCGGCGGGGACTGAGGCCCATCGTCTGGAAGGGATCGCACTACGAGGCATTCCTTTCG ACGTCCCGTTCGCCGGTGCTGCGCACGCTGTGGCGTATGGTGGCACGAACCAACGGCTCGCAGCGGGGTCGAGACATGTTCCTCGACGAGCACATGCACCAGGTGGTGGAGCGGCGCGCCGTGCTCATGGTGGACCACATCTCGCTGCAGTGGCGCACGGCCGCCTACTGCCGACGGACGCTGGTGCCCAGCTTCCACTTCGCGCGCGAGCACGTCGACGAGAACCCGCTTTCCTTCCTCATGTCGCGCACCATGCGCAGGGACCTGCACCGGCGCATCTACGCCAG GATCATGTGGATGTACGAGAGCGGCCTGGTGAGCAAGTGGATGGCGGACAGCCTGGGCGACTGGCAACGCTGCGTGCACCAAGTCGGAGGCCACGCGGCGGAAAACCTCACCGTCAACGACACGCTTGCCAGCTTCGTGCTCTGGGCGCTCGTCATGTCGGCGGCCGTGGCGGTCTTCATCGTCGAGATGCTGCACCGGCCGCGGGCCACCCACCCGCAGTCCGATACGCCTCCGCGAGACATAATTGCCCGGGTACAGGTTGGGCAGTCGCGCGTTCCACGAGCACGCCGCCGCCTTCCCGCAAAGGCAGTGACGTTTAGCGAACTCTCAACGGAGTAA
- the LOC144130446 gene encoding putative glutamate receptor isoform X2 has translation MGIRLPNGSWTGAVGNVQRREVDMTIVPMIQSHSRMTVGEYGPPIMYVQFGILSGSGVSTSNVFGYILTFDWKVWALLLSAIPVLALLVHEWGWELFRNLLYESSPRCPSQTSARTVLTAWLLAVLVIANSFAGHLKSSMAIKNEPMQVDSVRDVVARRGLRPIVWKGSHYEAFLSTSRSPVLRTLWRMVARTNGSQRGRDMFLDEHMHQVVERRAVLMVDHISLQWRTAAYCRRTLVPSFHFAREHVDENPLSFLMSRTMRRDLHRRIYARIMWMYESGLVSKWMADSLGDWQRCVHQVGGHAAENLTVNDTLASFVLWALVMSAAVAVFIVEMLHRPRATHPQSDTPPRDIIARVQVGQSRVPRARRRLPAKAVTFSELSTE, from the exons ATGGGAATCCGGCTGCCTAATGGTTCTTGGACgggagctgtcggcaatgtccaAAGAAGG GAAGTTGACATGACCATCGTGCCCATGATCCAGTCCCATAGCCGCATGACAGTGGGCGAGTACGGCCCACCCATCATGTACGTGCAGTTCGGCATACTCTCGGGCAGCGGAGTCAGCACCTCCAATGTCTTCGGGTACATACTGACCTTCGACTGGAAG GTGTGGGCTCTGCTCCTCAGCGCCATCCCCGTGCTGGCTCTGCTG GTGCATGAATGGGGCTGGGAGCTCTTCAGGAATCTCCTCTACGAAA GTTCCCCGCGCTGTCCGTCGCAGACCTCCGCGCGCACCGTGCTGACGGCGTGGCTACTGGCGGTGCTGGTGATCGCCAACTCGTTCGCGGGCCACCTCAAGTCCAGCATGGCCATCAAGAACGAGCCCATGCAGGTGGACAGCGTCCGCGACGTGGTCGCCCGGCGGGGACTGAGGCCCATCGTCTGGAAGGGATCGCACTACGAGGCATTCCTTTCG ACGTCCCGTTCGCCGGTGCTGCGCACGCTGTGGCGTATGGTGGCACGAACCAACGGCTCGCAGCGGGGTCGAGACATGTTCCTCGACGAGCACATGCACCAGGTGGTGGAGCGGCGCGCCGTGCTCATGGTGGACCACATCTCGCTGCAGTGGCGCACGGCCGCCTACTGCCGACGGACGCTGGTGCCCAGCTTCCACTTCGCGCGCGAGCACGTCGACGAGAACCCGCTTTCCTTCCTCATGTCGCGCACCATGCGCAGGGACCTGCACCGGCGCATCTACGCCAG GATCATGTGGATGTACGAGAGCGGCCTGGTGAGCAAGTGGATGGCGGACAGCCTGGGCGACTGGCAACGCTGCGTGCACCAAGTCGGAGGCCACGCGGCGGAAAACCTCACCGTCAACGACACGCTTGCCAGCTTCGTGCTCTGGGCGCTCGTCATGTCGGCGGCCGTGGCGGTCTTCATCGTCGAGATGCTGCACCGGCCGCGGGCCACCCACCCGCAGTCCGATACGCCTCCGCGAGACATAATTGCCCGGGTACAGGTTGGGCAGTCGCGCGTTCCACGAGCACGCCGCCGCCTTCCCGCAAAGGCAGTGACGTTTAGCGAACTCTCAACGGAGTAA